In the genome of Opitutia bacterium KCR 482, one region contains:
- a CDS encoding 5'-3' exonuclease H3TH domain-containing protein, with protein MKYYLIDGYNLAFRCFYAMPDLTRSDGFPTGALHAFFASLLKLSSSDTPHSSAVFFDRGGSKRHLEIFPEYKANRAEAPDAFRKQIPHMKYLCELFGFEPTECEGVEADDLLASAAVRLKASGASVSIVSADKDFAQLVSPNIRQLLPPKPRTKEWTELDSIGVKAKFGVPPSQIPAYLALIGDTADNIGGIDGVGPKTAAKWLKDFGDIETLVRRADWIKPERFRKIVADSAALLERNLKLITLDTSFDVSITPSKTPDFAEIINFLEEMEMKKSLFALRNFAKDQYQISI; from the coding sequence ATGAAATACTATTTAATAGACGGCTACAATCTCGCGTTCAGGTGCTTCTACGCCATGCCCGACCTCACGCGCTCGGACGGTTTTCCCACGGGCGCGCTCCACGCGTTTTTTGCAAGCCTGCTGAAACTGTCGTCGTCGGACACTCCGCATTCGAGCGCGGTATTTTTCGACAGGGGCGGCTCGAAGCGGCACTTGGAAATCTTCCCCGAATACAAGGCGAACCGCGCGGAAGCTCCCGACGCGTTCCGCAAGCAGATTCCGCACATGAAATACCTTTGCGAGCTGTTCGGCTTTGAGCCTACCGAATGCGAGGGCGTGGAGGCCGACGACCTCCTTGCGAGCGCGGCGGTCAGGCTGAAAGCTTCGGGCGCGTCGGTTTCGATAGTGAGCGCGGACAAGGATTTCGCCCAGCTTGTTTCGCCGAATATCCGCCAGCTTCTGCCGCCCAAGCCGCGCACAAAGGAGTGGACGGAGCTTGACTCGATTGGCGTCAAGGCGAAGTTCGGCGTGCCGCCGTCGCAGATACCCGCGTACCTTGCGCTCATAGGCGATACTGCCGACAACATCGGCGGAATCGACGGCGTGGGTCCTAAAACCGCCGCGAAGTGGCTCAAAGATTTCGGCGACATCGAAACGCTCGTGCGCCGCGCCGACTGGATTAAGCCCGAACGCTTCCGCAAAATCGTTGCCGACTCCGCCGCGCTCCTCGAACGCAACTTAAAGCTCATAACGCTCGACACGTCGTTCGACGTTTCGATAACGCCGTCGAAGACGCCCGACTTTGCGGAAATCATAAATTTCCTCGAAGAAATGGAGATGAAAAAGTCGCTGTTTGCCCTGCGCAACTTCGCGAAAGACCAATATCAGATTTCGATATAA
- a CDS encoding SGNH/GDSL hydrolase family protein encodes MKKFLLALISALPLAAGADIDRIGGTLAPSSGNIPAIENTGGKNYTVSAKFDLSKIAEKRVVSARLGAVCEMSGGQDTSPSITVSHMGREFDAATLLGAGKIQDTCIDAGDIVNAALARGEKSVEFKLYSKCPDGAVPKITVKHATLVAASNTDVYKLDDILTPIFSGGKIRGESVFPLGGKDGSAARAKLLFAPRKIDAAYTYRSGEKTLLREGRDYKISGNTVEFLEGGAVETVPYSAIYADTKEAAKKNGDFFFFENLGKYAFFAEGKWFHQRDVFFNYKHQGQSFFNLPKRGAKSLPKTMKLLKSGKPVKIVLYGDSISAGANAPFRADAAPFSPTWAKSVEKRLQKIYGKNVELRNRALGGTTIGWGEKNIANLVLPDKPDLVILAFGMNDTCPPETRREKLESMIAKVRGQNPDAEFIIVSSMRANTLWQKRMEVQDEYPKIDKSLECESVAVANVRAAHDALLQRKRYIDMTGNNVNHPNKFLISVYAQTVLKLLEK; translated from the coding sequence ATGAAAAAATTTCTCTTGGCTTTAATTTCCGCTCTGCCGCTCGCGGCGGGCGCGGACATCGACAGAATCGGCGGAACGCTCGCGCCGTCAAGCGGAAACATTCCCGCGATTGAAAACACCGGCGGGAAAAATTATACCGTATCGGCAAAATTCGACCTTTCGAAAATCGCCGAAAAACGCGTCGTTTCGGCGAGGCTCGGCGCAGTTTGCGAAATGTCGGGCGGGCAGGATACAAGCCCCTCGATTACGGTCTCGCACATGGGGCGCGAGTTCGACGCCGCAACGCTTCTGGGCGCGGGCAAAATTCAGGACACATGCATCGACGCGGGCGACATCGTAAACGCCGCGCTCGCGCGGGGAGAAAAATCCGTGGAATTTAAGCTGTACTCAAAATGCCCCGACGGCGCAGTACCGAAAATCACCGTAAAACACGCGACGCTCGTCGCGGCGTCGAACACCGATGTTTACAAGCTTGACGACATTCTGACGCCGATTTTTTCGGGCGGGAAAATCCGCGGAGAATCGGTCTTCCCGCTCGGAGGAAAGGACGGCTCGGCGGCGCGGGCAAAACTGCTTTTCGCCCCGCGGAAAATCGACGCGGCGTACACATACCGCTCCGGCGAAAAAACGCTTTTGCGGGAGGGACGCGACTACAAAATTTCGGGAAACACCGTGGAATTTTTGGAGGGCGGCGCGGTCGAGACAGTCCCCTACTCCGCGATTTACGCCGACACAAAAGAGGCGGCCAAGAAAAACGGCGACTTCTTCTTTTTCGAAAACCTCGGCAAATACGCGTTCTTCGCCGAGGGCAAATGGTTCCACCAGCGGGACGTATTTTTTAACTACAAACATCAGGGACAGTCATTTTTTAATTTGCCGAAACGCGGCGCAAAATCGCTGCCGAAAACAATGAAGCTTCTGAAATCGGGCAAGCCCGTGAAAATCGTCCTCTACGGCGACAGCATCTCCGCGGGCGCAAACGCGCCGTTCAGGGCGGACGCCGCGCCGTTCTCGCCTACCTGGGCGAAGAGCGTCGAAAAACGCCTGCAAAAAATCTACGGCAAAAACGTCGAGCTTCGCAACCGCGCCCTCGGCGGCACGACAATCGGCTGGGGCGAAAAGAACATCGCAAACCTCGTGCTGCCCGACAAGCCCGACCTCGTGATTCTCGCGTTCGGAATGAACGACACCTGCCCGCCCGAAACGCGCAGGGAAAAGCTCGAAAGCATGATTGCAAAAGTGCGCGGGCAAAACCCCGACGCCGAATTCATAATCGTAAGCTCCATGCGGGCAAACACGCTCTGGCAAAAGCGCATGGAAGTGCAGGACGAATACCCGAAAATCGACAAGAGCCTCGAATGCGAATCCGTCGCCGTCGCGAACGTCCGCGCCGCGCACGACGCACTGCTTCAAAGAAAACGCTACATCGACATGACGGGAAACAACGTCAACCACCCGAACAAATTTCTGATTTCGGTCTACGCGCAGACGGTTCTGAAACTCCTCGAAAAATAG
- a CDS encoding fumarate hydratase, translating to MANPPFEYQKMFPLGKDDTKYRLLTKDYVSTVDFNGEKILKIDPEGLALLARSAMRDVSFFLRPAHLELVAKILKDPEASDNDKSVALTMLRNAEVAAMGKLPFCQDTGTATIVAKKGQRVWTGVEDEEYLSKGVYDCYTQENLRYSQNAPLTMWDEVNTKCNLPAQIDIYATNSDSYNFLFVAKGGGSANKTYLYQETKAILTPERLIPFMIEKMKGLGTAACPPYHIAWVIGGTSAEANLKNVKLASVKYLDNLPTKGNKLGHAFRDVELEKRLLEETRKLGIGAQFGGANFALDVRVIRMPRHGASCPIGLGVSCSADRNMKAKIDKDGIWLEQLETDPAKYIPAEYKSVNTADGAVAIDLNRPMKEILAELTKYPVKTRLKLSGTIIVGRDIAHAKLKERLDRGEGLPQYIKDHPIYYAGPAKTPEGMPSGSFGPTTAGRMDPYVDLFQSNGGSMIMIAKGNRSQVVTDSCKKHGGFYLGSIGGPAALLAKENIKKVELLEYPELGMEAIWKIDVVDFPAFILVDDKGNDFFKQL from the coding sequence ATGGCTAATCCACCGTTTGAATACCAAAAAATGTTTCCGCTAGGGAAGGACGATACCAAGTACCGCCTCCTGACAAAAGACTACGTTTCAACCGTCGATTTTAACGGAGAGAAAATCCTTAAAATCGACCCCGAAGGTCTCGCGCTTCTCGCGCGTTCTGCCATGCGCGACGTGTCGTTCTTCCTGCGCCCCGCGCACCTCGAACTCGTCGCGAAAATCCTCAAAGACCCCGAAGCGAGCGACAACGACAAGAGCGTCGCCCTCACCATGCTCCGCAATGCAGAGGTTGCAGCGATGGGCAAGCTGCCGTTCTGTCAGGACACGGGCACTGCGACAATCGTCGCAAAAAAGGGCCAGCGCGTTTGGACGGGCGTCGAGGACGAAGAGTATCTTTCAAAGGGCGTTTACGACTGCTACACGCAGGAGAACCTCCGCTACTCGCAGAACGCCCCGCTTACCATGTGGGACGAGGTCAACACCAAGTGCAACCTCCCCGCGCAAATCGACATCTACGCCACGAATTCCGATTCGTACAATTTCCTCTTTGTCGCAAAGGGCGGCGGTTCGGCGAACAAAACCTACCTCTATCAGGAAACAAAGGCGATTCTCACGCCCGAGCGTCTCATTCCGTTCATGATTGAAAAAATGAAGGGCTTGGGAACTGCCGCGTGCCCTCCCTATCACATTGCGTGGGTAATCGGCGGCACGAGCGCGGAGGCGAACCTCAAAAACGTAAAGCTTGCTTCCGTAAAGTATCTCGACAATCTGCCCACCAAGGGCAACAAGCTCGGGCACGCGTTTCGCGATGTCGAGCTTGAAAAGCGTCTGCTTGAAGAAACCCGCAAGCTCGGTATCGGCGCGCAGTTCGGCGGCGCAAACTTCGCCCTCGACGTCCGCGTTATCCGCATGCCGCGCCACGGCGCAAGCTGCCCCATCGGCTTGGGCGTTTCCTGCTCCGCCGACCGCAACATGAAGGCGAAAATCGACAAGGACGGCATTTGGCTCGAGCAGCTCGAAACCGACCCCGCCAAGTACATTCCCGCCGAATACAAGAGTGTCAACACTGCCGACGGCGCGGTCGCAATCGACCTCAACCGCCCGATGAAGGAGATTCTTGCCGAGCTCACAAAGTATCCCGTCAAGACCCGTTTGAAGCTTTCGGGCACGATTATTGTCGGCCGCGACATCGCCCACGCCAAGCTCAAAGAGCGTCTCGACAGGGGCGAGGGTTTGCCGCAGTACATCAAGGACCACCCGATTTACTATGCGGGCCCCGCGAAAACCCCCGAAGGCATGCCCTCTGGCTCTTTCGGCCCGACCACTGCCGGCCGCATGGACCCTTACGTCGATTTGTTCCAGTCGAACGGCGGCAGCATGATTATGATTGCAAAGGGCAACCGTTCGCAGGTTGTAACGGATTCCTGCAAAAAGCACGGCGGTTTCTATCTAGGCTCGATTGGCGGACCAGCCGCTCTCTTGGCGAAGGAGAACATCAAGAAAGTCGAGTTGCTTGAATATCCCGAGTTGGGCATGGAGGCGATTTGGAAGATTGATGTTGTCGATTTCCCCGCCTTCATTCTCGTAGACGACAAAGGAAACGACTTCTTCAAGCAGTTGTAG